Proteins found in one Candidatus Nitrosopelagicus brevis genomic segment:
- a CDS encoding adenylate kinase: MLYLVERKKIVIVGIPGVGKTSLVTRIVELINAQKHCASVHSYGTVMMDEAANNQVSDRDNLRHLPVSQQKELQKQAAKKIAELTDDVVFVDTHAFISTDEGFYPGLPYHVIQILEPTHLIAISARPEEIYNRRMKDDSRNRDKISIEAIKKELAVQDAMLASCSVLSGSPLKVILNNEGKIEEAAQNVIDAIGVGV; encoded by the coding sequence GTGCTTTACTTGGTAGAACGTAAAAAAATAGTAATAGTTGGAATTCCAGGAGTTGGAAAAACTTCTCTAGTTACGCGTATTGTAGAATTAATTAATGCTCAAAAACACTGCGCTAGCGTACATAGTTATGGTACTGTAATGATGGATGAAGCTGCTAACAATCAAGTCTCTGATAGAGATAATCTACGACATTTACCTGTCTCACAACAAAAAGAACTACAAAAACAGGCTGCAAAAAAAATTGCTGAATTAACAGATGATGTTGTCTTTGTTGATACTCATGCATTCATCTCTACTGATGAAGGATTCTATCCAGGTCTTCCTTATCATGTAATTCAAATTCTTGAACCAACACATCTCATAGCAATATCTGCACGCCCAGAAGAGATCTATAATCGTAGGATGAAGGATGATAGTAGAAATCGTGACAAAATTTCAATCGAAGCAATAAAAAAGGAACTAGCTGTACAAGATGCAATGCTTGCAAGTTGTTCGGTCTTATCTGGATCTCCATTGAAAGTTATATTGAATAATGAAGGAAAAATTGAAGAAGCAGCACAAAATGTAATAGATGCAATAGGTGTGGGTGTTTAA
- a CDS encoding 30S ribosomal protein S5 produces MSIEKTVKKTPQQQQQQSRPGGPGGRPGQQGRPGGPGGRGGRQGDRPRRPRREPVVEVWEPKTILGRKVASGEITSMEEIYEKGYRILESGIVKKLLPDLKTEVIDVGLIQKMTPNGQSTRFKALVAAGNQNGWLGIGLGKSKQMRIAIEKANNAAFLNVVPVNLGCGSWECRCDRKHSVPFTVKGKSGSVTIEILPGPKGLGLVAGGKIRNLLKLAGVKDAWTHTSGSTATMASTSKALLACLKQTWSQG; encoded by the coding sequence ATGAGTATTGAAAAAACTGTTAAAAAAACTCCACAACAGCAACAACAACAATCTAGACCTGGAGGACCTGGCGGTAGACCTGGTCAACAAGGTAGACCTGGAGGACCTGGAGGTAGAGGTGGTCGTCAAGGTGACCGACCAAGAAGACCAAGACGTGAACCTGTTGTAGAAGTTTGGGAACCAAAAACAATTCTAGGAAGAAAAGTTGCATCTGGTGAAATTACATCAATGGAAGAGATTTATGAAAAAGGTTATCGCATACTCGAATCTGGAATTGTTAAAAAATTATTACCTGATTTAAAAACTGAAGTTATTGATGTTGGATTAATTCAAAAGATGACTCCTAACGGTCAATCAACTAGATTCAAAGCTCTTGTTGCAGCAGGAAATCAAAATGGTTGGCTTGGAATTGGTCTTGGTAAATCAAAACAAATGAGAATTGCAATTGAAAAAGCAAACAACGCAGCATTTCTAAACGTAGTTCCAGTCAACCTTGGTTGTGGAAGTTGGGAATGCAGATGTGATCGAAAACATTCTGTACCATTCACTGTTAAAGGAAAATCTGGAAGTGTAACAATTGAAATTCTACCTGGTCCAAAAGGATTGGGATTAGTTGCTGGCGGAAAAATTCGTAATCTACTAAAACTTGCAGGTGTAAAAGATGCATGGACACATACAAGTGGCTCTACTGCAACAATGGCCTCAACATCAAAAGCATTACTTGCATGTCTAAAACAGACATGGAGTCAAGGGTGA
- a CDS encoding superoxide dismutase — MGKYTLPEMPYAYDALEPHIDAQTMEIHHSKHHQKYTDGMNGALEKLSPELQDKDIEEILSNINQVPDDVKGAINFNGGGYDNHKLFWNSMKQNGGGEPTGAIADAINDSFGSFAEFKELFSSKTAPIQGSGWGWLVYNPNSGKVEYKAMPNQTSPRTEGLVPLLGLDVWEHAYYLKYQNKRPDYIAAWWNVINWDEVNDRFSKAK; from the coding sequence ATGGGAAAATATACACTTCCTGAGATGCCATATGCATATGATGCACTAGAGCCTCATATTGATGCACAAACAATGGAAATTCATCATTCAAAACATCACCAAAAATATACTGATGGTATGAATGGTGCATTGGAAAAACTAAGTCCTGAATTACAAGACAAGGACATAGAAGAAATTTTGTCAAACATCAATCAAGTCCCTGACGATGTTAAGGGTGCCATTAACTTTAATGGTGGAGGATACGATAACCATAAACTGTTTTGGAACAGTATGAAACAAAACGGTGGTGGTGAACCAACTGGTGCAATTGCTGATGCCATAAACGATTCCTTTGGATCTTTTGCAGAGTTTAAAGAATTATTCTCTAGTAAAACAGCTCCAATTCAAGGAAGCGGATGGGGTTGGCTTGTATACAATCCAAATTCTGGCAAAGTCGAATACAAGGCAATGCCAAACCAAACTAGTCCAAGAACTGAAGGTTTAGTTCCGTTATTAGGACTAGATGTTTGGGAACATGCATACTATCTCAAGTATCAAAACAAAAGACCTGATTACATAGCTGCTTGGTGGAATGTCATCAATTGGGATGAAGTAAACGATCGATTCTCAAAAGCAAAGTAA
- the ftsY gene encoding signal recognition particle-docking protein FtsY, with translation MFDNLKKAFSNASTGFSEKDLNEKDIEDVLFELEINLLESDVATEVIDSIKDSLKEKIIGSRVEKKNIQNFVKQSLIEFISETFDNAGQIDLKDRINEKKSSNQPFIIVFVGINGTGKTTSLAKVANMLKNEKFSVVIAAADTYRAGAIEQLREHTNRLNLKIIAQNYGSDPAAVAKDAVLYAQSHKVDCVLVDTAGRMQTSSNLMEQIAKITKVVNPDMKIFVGDSLAGNDTVNQAREFHKQVKFDCSILTKSDADARGGAALSIVKVTSSPIIYVGVGQEYDDIVKFSKKTFLENVFESTDIDVPSLSEIKKPEPEPVVEEPEPEPEPEPEPEPEPVVEEPEPKPEPVVEEPEPEPEPEPEPEPEPFVPEPEPEPKPEPVVEEPEPEPEPEPEPVVEEPESEPEPEDDADPFEGIETDDINNYADLYDVPPPETDNEAKKLANQIRKWIQDGRPKP, from the coding sequence ATGTTTGATAATCTAAAAAAAGCATTTTCTAATGCATCTACTGGATTTAGCGAAAAAGATCTTAATGAAAAAGACATTGAAGATGTTTTATTTGAATTGGAGATTAATCTACTTGAATCTGATGTGGCAACAGAAGTAATAGATTCCATTAAAGACAGTCTCAAAGAAAAAATAATCGGTTCTAGAGTTGAAAAGAAAAATATTCAAAATTTTGTCAAACAAAGTCTAATTGAATTCATTAGTGAAACTTTTGATAATGCAGGTCAAATTGACTTGAAAGATAGAATTAACGAAAAAAAATCATCAAATCAGCCATTTATCATAGTATTTGTTGGCATTAATGGTACTGGAAAAACAACATCATTAGCTAAAGTTGCAAATATGTTAAAAAATGAGAAATTTTCTGTTGTTATTGCAGCTGCTGACACATATCGTGCTGGTGCCATTGAACAACTTCGTGAACACACAAACAGACTAAATCTAAAAATTATTGCACAAAATTATGGTTCAGATCCTGCAGCTGTTGCAAAAGATGCTGTTCTTTATGCCCAATCTCATAAAGTAGATTGTGTTTTGGTTGACACTGCAGGACGAATGCAGACAAGTTCTAATCTGATGGAACAAATTGCAAAGATTACTAAAGTTGTAAATCCTGACATGAAAATATTTGTTGGTGATTCACTTGCAGGAAATGATACTGTCAATCAAGCACGTGAATTTCATAAACAAGTAAAATTTGATTGTTCAATTTTAACTAAAAGTGATGCTGATGCTAGAGGTGGTGCAGCATTATCAATTGTAAAAGTTACATCATCTCCAATTATCTACGTTGGTGTAGGACAAGAATATGATGATATTGTAAAATTCAGTAAGAAAACTTTTCTTGAAAATGTTTTTGAATCTACTGATATTGATGTTCCATCATTATCTGAAATTAAAAAACCGGAACCTGAACCAGTTGTTGAAGAACCCGAACCAGAACCAGAACCGGAACCAGAACCAGAACCTGAACCAGTTGTTGAAGAACCAGAACCAAAACCCGAACCAGTTGTTGAAGAACCAGAACCAGAACCAGAACCGGAACCAGAACCAGAACCAGAACCATTTGTTCCAGAACCAGAACCAGAACCAAAACCCGAACCAGTTGTTGAAGAACCCGAACCGGAACCGGAACCAGAACCTGAACCAGTTGTTGAAGAACCAGAATCAGAACCCGAACCAGAAGACGATGCGGATCCATTTGAGGGAATTGAAACTGATGACATCAACAACTATGCTGATTTGTATGATGTTCCTCCACCAGAAACTGATAATGAAGCAAAGAAATTAGCTAATCAAATTAGAAAATGGATTCAAGATGGAAGACCAAAACCATAG
- a CDS encoding 50S ribosomal protein L30: MSKAYLVVRISGTADVPYWATTTMNLLKLEKKHRAVIIPEIDNTIGMLRKVQHYVAWQELDVETAKELLDKKARKSGYKKITPEDITALGYKSVDELASALAEGKTSLTKLKPLKPWFALNPPRHGFKRSCKKLYGQKGVLGHNKELLVIVKRMM, encoded by the coding sequence ATGTCTAAAGCATATCTTGTTGTAAGAATTAGTGGAACCGCTGATGTACCTTATTGGGCTACAACTACAATGAATTTATTAAAACTAGAAAAGAAACATCGTGCTGTAATTATTCCTGAAATAGATAACACTATTGGAATGTTAAGAAAAGTTCAACATTATGTGGCTTGGCAAGAACTTGATGTAGAAACTGCAAAAGAACTTTTAGATAAAAAAGCCCGAAAATCTGGCTATAAGAAAATCACACCTGAAGATATTACCGCATTAGGATACAAATCTGTAGATGAATTGGCTTCTGCTTTAGCAGAGGGCAAAACTTCTCTCACAAAATTAAAACCTCTAAAACCTTGGTTTGCATTGAATCCTCCAAGACATGGCTTCAAAAGAAGTTGTAAAAAACTCTATGGCCAAAAAGGTGTTTTAGGACACAACAAAGAACTTTTAGTTATTGTAAAGAGGATGATGTAA
- a CDS encoding AAA family ATPase, whose product MSKSIVVSGPPAIGKTTVAKGLAKEFNLNYLSGGDILKELASEQGFSSSGDDWWDTEDGMKFLNQRKENSEFDKKVDEKLIQLFEKGNVVITSYTLPWLIDSGIKLWLDGTVENSAKRMQNRDNLDESSALAVVNKRFNENKLIYKNLYNFEFGDDLSVFDKIIQTDGINAEQVLEIAKTTVRELL is encoded by the coding sequence TTGTCAAAATCCATCGTAGTGTCTGGTCCTCCTGCTATCGGAAAGACAACTGTAGCCAAGGGACTTGCAAAAGAATTTAATCTTAATTATCTAAGCGGTGGAGATATTTTAAAAGAACTTGCGAGTGAACAAGGATTTTCTTCTAGCGGTGATGATTGGTGGGATACTGAAGATGGAATGAAATTTCTTAATCAAAGAAAAGAAAATTCAGAATTTGATAAAAAAGTTGATGAGAAATTAATCCAATTATTTGAAAAAGGTAATGTTGTCATTACCAGTTATACACTTCCTTGGTTAATTGACAGTGGAATAAAATTATGGCTAGATGGAACTGTAGAAAATAGTGCAAAACGCATGCAGAATCGTGATAATCTGGATGAATCCTCTGCACTAGCAGTTGTTAACAAAAGATTTAATGAAAATAAATTAATCTACAAAAATCTCTATAACTTTGAATTTGGAGATGATCTTTCAGTTTTTGACAAAATTATTCAAACTGATGGAATAAATGCAGAACAAGTATTAGAAATTGCTAAAACAACAGTGAGAGAATTACTTTGA
- a CDS encoding EMC3/TMCO1 family protein: MEFNFILNFIDAVFLQMDFFGMREGPLGSDDPMIKGAILSMLAVAGFGIALNVINSGIRKKMVDQVKQRRITKEVRAWQKERMAAFRSKDQARIANANKKSAYMNKMNMEMMQMNIRPMMITIIPLMLIFYFVLPQLFSYTVALSPIPLNVIPGDWFELTCTAIKVEEGAYCQDENALYLWAWYFLSSIAFSGLIMKLTKTQMDLG, from the coding sequence ATGGAATTTAATTTCATACTAAACTTTATTGACGCAGTATTCCTTCAGATGGATTTCTTTGGAATGAGAGAAGGTCCTCTTGGCAGTGACGATCCTATGATAAAAGGTGCAATTCTATCAATGTTAGCAGTTGCTGGATTTGGAATTGCATTAAATGTAATCAACTCCGGAATAAGAAAAAAAATGGTTGATCAGGTTAAGCAAAGAAGAATCACAAAAGAAGTTAGAGCATGGCAAAAAGAGAGAATGGCTGCATTTAGATCAAAAGATCAAGCAAGAATTGCTAATGCAAATAAAAAATCGGCTTACATGAATAAAATGAACATGGAAATGATGCAGATGAATATTCGACCTATGATGATTACAATTATTCCTTTAATGTTAATTTTCTATTTTGTACTTCCACAATTGTTCTCATACACTGTTGCATTATCTCCAATTCCACTAAATGTTATTCCAGGTGATTGGTTTGAACTAACATGTACTGCTATCAAAGTAGAAGAAGGTGCATATTGTCAAGATGAAAATGCATTATACTTGTGGGCTTGGTACTTCCTATCATCAATTGCATTTAGTGGGCTCATCATGAAACTAACTAAAACACAAATGGATTTAGGATAA
- a CDS encoding uL15m family ribosomal protein, translating into MATRLRKTRRLRGGRHMGWGQVAQHRSFGHKGGLGRSGHLKHLASTVIKEDQDHFGHEGTHSPHPSITKVWINIRDLNDLFAKSGKSENSKNVLDLESLEIEKLLGGGQTNTAYTIKVKNATPSAIEKIKQAGGEVILPVQKTEEKTEEKTEDVENNDG; encoded by the coding sequence ATGGCAACAAGATTAAGAAAAACTAGAAGACTTAGAGGCGGACGACACATGGGATGGGGTCAAGTAGCACAACACAGATCATTTGGTCATAAAGGCGGTCTTGGACGTTCTGGACATCTCAAACATTTAGCAAGTACTGTAATTAAAGAAGATCAAGATCATTTTGGCCATGAAGGAACTCATTCCCCACATCCAAGCATTACAAAAGTTTGGATAAATATTAGAGACTTGAATGATCTATTTGCAAAGTCTGGTAAATCCGAAAATTCTAAAAATGTTTTAGATTTGGAATCACTTGAGATTGAAAAATTACTTGGTGGAGGACAAACTAATACTGCATATACAATAAAAGTAAAAAACGCAACACCTTCTGCAATTGAAAAAATAAAACAAGCAGGTGGTGAAGTAATTCTTCCTGTTCAAAAGACTGAAGAAAAAACTGAAGAAAAAACTGAAGATGTAGAAAACAACGATGGCTGA
- the argF gene encoding ornithine carbamoyltransferase yields the protein MTKKPHNVDILTLDELESKEINNIIDLAIDLKKELKKGKEKPLLQNKTLAMIFEKPSTRTRVSFETGMFQLGGHALTLSPNDLQLSRGESIADTARTLSRYVNVVMARVYDHKSLETFARNSSIPVINGLSDSYHPCQILADLMTIKEHKKNLKKIKIAWIGDGNNVCNSLILGCAKLKIQLSVAIPDGYEPEFDVIKIGKDAEILEVSDNPAAAVQDADVVMTDTFVSIHNTNSDRVKKFLPKFQVNQALMNKAKKDAIFMHCLPAKRDQEVTSDVIDGSQSVVWDEAENRLHVQKALLVHLLGV from the coding sequence ATGACTAAAAAACCGCATAATGTCGATATACTCACATTAGATGAATTAGAGTCCAAGGAAATTAATAATATAATTGATTTAGCAATAGACTTGAAAAAAGAACTAAAAAAAGGAAAAGAAAAACCGCTTTTACAAAATAAAACTTTAGCAATGATATTTGAAAAACCTTCTACTCGAACACGTGTAAGTTTTGAAACAGGAATGTTCCAACTTGGAGGTCATGCACTTACATTATCTCCAAATGATCTTCAATTATCTCGTGGTGAATCTATTGCTGATACCGCAAGGACACTTTCTCGTTATGTGAATGTAGTAATGGCTCGTGTTTATGATCATAAATCTCTAGAAACTTTTGCAAGGAATTCTTCTATACCTGTAATTAATGGATTATCTGATTCATATCATCCATGTCAAATACTTGCAGATCTTATGACAATTAAAGAACATAAAAAAAATCTAAAGAAAATAAAAATTGCTTGGATAGGAGATGGAAATAATGTTTGTAACTCTTTGATATTAGGATGTGCAAAACTAAAGATACAACTCTCTGTTGCAATTCCTGATGGCTATGAACCTGAATTTGATGTTATTAAAATTGGTAAAGATGCAGAAATTCTAGAAGTTTCTGACAATCCTGCAGCAGCAGTACAAGATGCAGATGTTGTCATGACTGATACATTTGTTTCAATTCATAACACTAATTCTGATCGCGTCAAAAAATTCCTTCCAAAATTCCAGGTCAACCAAGCTTTAATGAATAAGGCCAAAAAGGATGCCATCTTCATGCATTGTCTCCCTGCAAAACGTGATCAAGAAGTAACCTCTGATGTCATTGATGGTTCTCAATCTGTTGTTTGGGATGAAGCTGAAAATCGTTTACATGTCCAAAAAGCATTGTTAGTTCACCTTCTTGGCGTCTAA
- the pfdA gene encoding prefoldin subunit alpha, producing MSEEQAQQMLQQMQMLENMYTELSQKENSIKNIIRDADSAIKSIQEIKANPDSESLVPVGMGTFIKTKHIPNEKIVVNVGAGVAIEKDHDSALSYLESKIKELEVALQETNSQRQQIAANLEQGKQQMQQIMQQSQPQS from the coding sequence ATGAGCGAAGAGCAAGCCCAACAGATGTTACAACAGATGCAAATGCTTGAAAATATGTATACAGAATTATCACAAAAAGAAAATTCTATAAAAAACATAATTCGTGATGCGGATTCTGCAATAAAATCAATTCAAGAAATTAAAGCAAATCCTGATTCTGAAAGTCTAGTTCCGGTTGGAATGGGTACTTTTATCAAAACAAAACACATTCCAAATGAAAAAATTGTAGTTAATGTCGGTGCAGGTGTTGCAATAGAAAAAGATCATGATTCTGCCCTTAGTTATTTAGAATCAAAGATTAAAGAATTAGAAGTTGCATTACAAGAAACAAACTCACAAAGACAACAAATTGCAGCAAATCTAGAACAAGGAAAACAACAGATGCAACAAATCATGCAACAATCACAACCTCAATCGTAA
- a CDS encoding RNA-guided pseudouridylation complex pseudouridine synthase subunit Cbf5 — protein MTLKQLENLVKIDDDMTNPENGTYYNKRTIEQLLEYGLILIDKPPGPTSHEVVAWAKRILEIPKAGHSGTLDPQVSGVLPLGLGEGTKALGVLLMGPKEYHALGRLHSLPSKEKLEQILELFRGEIFQKPPQRSAVVRQTRSRTIYELELLEQKERLVLLRILCEAGTYIRKLYYDMGELLGPGGSMIELRRSRVHQFNENNLVTMHQLADAYATWKENKDDSKLLKIIRPVEETLSEIKSVVIRDSAIDSMCHGAQLAIPGVLQISQYLEKGDLVGIYSQKGEIVALAESLLSENEIKEQTKGYAFQTKRIIMKPNTYPKNWRTSSPPKE, from the coding sequence TTGACTCTAAAACAACTTGAGAATCTTGTAAAAATAGATGATGATATGACTAATCCCGAAAATGGAACATATTACAACAAAAGAACAATTGAACAGCTTCTTGAATACGGCCTAATTTTGATTGATAAACCTCCTGGACCTACAAGTCATGAAGTTGTCGCTTGGGCAAAAAGAATTTTAGAAATTCCTAAAGCTGGTCATAGTGGAACCCTTGATCCACAAGTTTCAGGCGTTTTACCTCTTGGTTTGGGAGAAGGCACAAAGGCTCTTGGTGTATTATTGATGGGACCAAAAGAATATCATGCATTAGGTAGATTACATTCGTTACCATCTAAAGAAAAACTAGAACAAATTCTTGAATTATTTCGTGGTGAAATTTTTCAAAAACCTCCACAACGTTCTGCTGTGGTCAGACAAACTAGAAGCAGAACCATCTATGAGTTAGAACTTTTAGAACAAAAAGAACGCCTAGTTTTGTTAAGAATATTATGTGAAGCAGGAACATACATTCGAAAATTATACTACGATATGGGTGAACTACTTGGCCCAGGTGGTTCTATGATAGAACTACGTCGTTCACGTGTTCATCAATTTAATGAAAATAATCTTGTCACTATGCATCAATTAGCTGATGCATATGCAACATGGAAAGAAAATAAAGATGATTCAAAACTCTTGAAAATTATTCGACCTGTTGAAGAAACTCTTAGTGAAATAAAATCAGTAGTCATTCGTGATTCTGCAATAGATTCTATGTGTCATGGAGCACAATTGGCAATACCTGGCGTCTTACAAATATCTCAGTATCTGGAAAAAGGTGATCTAGTTGGAATTTATTCTCAAAAAGGTGAGATTGTTGCATTGGCAGAATCTTTACTATCTGAAAATGAAATTAAAGAACAAACGAAGGGATATGCATTTCAAACAAAAAGAATAATCATGAAACCAAACACTTACCCAAAAAATTGGCGTACAAGTTCACCTCCAAAAGAGTAA
- the secY gene encoding preprotein translocase subunit SecY has translation MAEGTLTETIRKIVAKAEPYIPQVPKPKKKIPLQQKILWTSGCLVIYLVMGQTPLFGATAPEFDFLAFARVIFASAQGSLVELGIGPIVTGGLLMQLLRGSDILKFDFKNPAERGVFQTATKLVTYIVIVAESIVYAIAVYGPGITEPTVLYILIGQLMGASVIVMFLDETIQKGWGLGSGISIFIMAGVAQQILWSLFSPMPAGDGGAVGVFPFIGQMAAYGDVADAIFRSNQLPSIFGLFLTAGILAILVYTQGMKVEIPIVSTKYRGFAATYPIKMMYVSNIPVILASALTANAVFIGQMFWSQFNPRNNNVFLNILAEFDPTAPSSPTGGIVYFITPPRGLDIAAQDPLRAVGYVIFMVAIVIVFGRLWVELGGLSPKKAAQNLLDADVQVPGFRRSNKPIETLLNRYIPSVTIIGSAILGLIAGVSDVLGVFGTGIGILLSVDILINYYNQLVKEQVEVVMPRLGALLGRT, from the coding sequence ATGGCTGAAGGAACACTAACTGAAACTATACGAAAAATTGTAGCCAAGGCTGAACCTTACATACCTCAGGTTCCAAAACCAAAAAAGAAAATTCCTTTACAACAGAAAATCCTATGGACTTCAGGTTGTTTAGTAATTTACCTTGTAATGGGTCAAACTCCTTTGTTTGGTGCAACTGCACCTGAATTTGATTTCTTAGCATTCGCTAGAGTCATTTTTGCATCTGCACAAGGTTCACTTGTTGAATTAGGAATTGGTCCGATTGTAACAGGTGGTCTGTTAATGCAATTGCTTCGTGGTTCTGATATCTTAAAGTTTGATTTCAAGAATCCTGCAGAACGTGGTGTATTTCAGACTGCTACAAAACTTGTAACCTACATTGTAATTGTAGCCGAATCAATTGTATATGCTATTGCTGTTTATGGACCCGGAATTACAGAGCCCACGGTGCTGTACATACTGATAGGGCAGTTAATGGGTGCGTCTGTAATTGTAATGTTCCTAGATGAGACTATCCAAAAAGGATGGGGTCTAGGTAGTGGAATTAGTATATTTATCATGGCAGGAGTTGCTCAACAAATTCTTTGGAGTCTGTTTAGTCCAATGCCTGCAGGTGATGGTGGCGCGGTTGGTGTATTTCCGTTCATTGGTCAGATGGCTGCGTATGGTGATGTGGCGGATGCGATATTCAGGTCTAATCAACTGCCGAGCATATTTGGCTTGTTCTTAACTGCAGGAATTTTAGCAATACTAGTGTATACTCAAGGAATGAAGGTGGAAATTCCAATTGTTTCTACAAAGTATAGAGGCTTTGCAGCAACTTATCCAATTAAAATGATGTATGTTTCAAACATCCCTGTAATTTTGGCTTCTGCGTTAACTGCCAATGCTGTTTTCATTGGGCAAATGTTTTGGTCACAATTTAACCCGCGGAACAATAATGTATTCCTGAATATTTTAGCAGAATTTGACCCGACTGCACCGTCTTCACCTACTGGTGGAATTGTTTACTTCATTACACCTCCGAGAGGTTTAGACATTGCAGCACAAGATCCGCTTCGTGCAGTTGGTTATGTCATATTTATGGTCGCAATTGTAATTGTTTTTGGAAGATTATGGGTCGAATTAGGTGGACTTTCTCCAAAGAAAGCAGCACAAAATCTTTTGGATGCAGATGTTCAAGTACCTGGATTTAGACGTTCAAACAAACCAATTGAAACATTACTTAACAGATACATCCCATCAGTTACAATAATCGGTTCTGCAATTCTTGGATTAATTGCAGGCGTTTCAGATGTATTAGGAGTATTTGGTACCGGAATTGGAATTTTGCTCTCTGTAGATATTCTAATTAATTACTATAACCAATTAGTAAAAGAACAGGTGGAAGTTGTTATGCCACGGTTAGGTGCTTTACTTGGTAGAACGTAA
- a CDS encoding 50S ribosomal protein L18: MAYSKILQRIRSEKTNYRKRKIMLMGKRDFITVNVTNENTQVQIVKPEIKGDKVLASAHSRFLLKDGWKGSRKNIPASYLTGYMAGKKALSNGVTDAILYSGTRRYTDRMAAALKGVIDAGVKVPADEESFPADERINGEHLKVKNDISSVKSKIDSEVKA, encoded by the coding sequence ATGGCATATTCGAAGATATTGCAAAGAATTCGTAGTGAGAAAACTAACTATCGGAAACGAAAAATTATGCTTATGGGAAAGCGTGATTTCATTACAGTCAATGTTACAAATGAAAATACTCAAGTCCAAATTGTCAAGCCTGAAATTAAAGGGGACAAAGTTCTAGCATCTGCCCATTCTCGATTTCTCCTTAAAGATGGATGGAAAGGTTCTCGAAAAAATATTCCTGCATCATATTTGACCGGTTACATGGCTGGAAAAAAAGCATTATCAAATGGCGTAACTGACGCAATTTTGTATAGTGGTACTAGAAGATACACTGACAGAATGGCTGCAGCATTAAAAGGAGTAATCGATGCAGGTGTGAAAGTTCCAGCTGATGAAGAATCATTTCCAGCTGATGAAAGAATTAACGGTGAACATCTTAAAGTTAAAAATGATATTTCAAGTGTTAAATCAAAAATTGATAGTGAGGTCAAAGCATAA